From one Caldichromatium japonicum genomic stretch:
- the cobU gene encoding bifunctional adenosylcobinamide kinase/adenosylcobinamide-phosphate guanylyltransferase encodes MNRQPILVTGPARSGKSSWAERLAHESGRRVVYLATAREDPNDPEWQARIAAHRRRRPVYWQTLCEPVELAAAIRSAGEVCLLVDSLGSWVANLLALDDVAWSEQVDALLAVLAQPLADPLILVAEECGWGVIPPYPSGRLFRDRLGELIQRIGPFCAAVWLVTGGYALDLRRLGVPLA; translated from the coding sequence ATGAATAGACAGCCGATCCTGGTTACCGGGCCTGCGCGCAGCGGCAAGAGCAGCTGGGCCGAGCGCCTCGCCCATGAATCGGGGCGTCGGGTGGTTTATCTCGCTACCGCACGCGAAGACCCCAATGACCCTGAATGGCAGGCACGGATCGCCGCCCATCGCCGCCGCCGCCCCGTCTATTGGCAGACCCTGTGTGAGCCTGTTGAGTTGGCCGCCGCCATCCGCTCGGCGGGCGAGGTGTGCCTGTTGGTCGATTCGCTCGGGAGCTGGGTGGCCAATCTCCTGGCGCTTGATGATGTGGCCTGGTCCGAGCAGGTCGATGCCCTCTTGGCCGTGCTTGCCCAACCCTTGGCCGACCCATTGATCCTGGTTGCCGAGGAGTGCGGTTGGGGGGTGATCCCGCCCTATCCCAGCGGAAGGCTGTTTCGCGATCGGCTAGGCGAGCTCATCCAGCGGATTGGGCCATTCTGCGCTGCGGTTTGGCTGGTGACCGGCGGGTATGCATTGGATCTCAGGCGGTTGGGCGTACCTCTAGCCTGA
- the alr gene encoding alanine racemase: MPYRPLRARIHLAAIRHNYRLAKQAASTAKALAVIKANAYGHGAVAVARALAPEADGFAVSCLEEALELRDSGIEAPILLLEGVFAPDELPLTARLDLTVVIHNRLQLAWVLGARPDRPLGCWIKLDTGMHRLGFAPEELPEVMASLEDCPHVRLQAAMTHFARADEPEHPYTAKQIAAFERALAGKRIASSLANSAALLSEPRAHGDWTRPGIMLYGASPFADPTRPLLGDLRLRPAMTLESALIAIKELAPGEPVGYGGRFVCTRPTRLGIAALGYADGYPRHAPDGTPIAVAGQLTRLIGRVSMDLLTLDLTDIAAQPGDRVELWGEQVSVGAVAAASGTIAYELLTGIGRRVPLIHE, translated from the coding sequence ATGCCCTACCGCCCCCTACGCGCCCGCATCCATCTCGCTGCCATCCGTCACAATTATCGCCTGGCCAAGCAAGCGGCCTCCACTGCCAAGGCGCTGGCAGTGATCAAGGCGAATGCCTATGGGCATGGGGCGGTGGCGGTCGCCCGTGCCTTGGCCCCCGAGGCCGATGGCTTTGCTGTCTCTTGCCTCGAGGAGGCCCTGGAGCTTCGCGATTCGGGGATCGAGGCGCCGATCCTATTGCTTGAAGGGGTCTTTGCGCCGGATGAGCTCCCCCTTACTGCCCGGCTCGATCTTACGGTTGTCATCCACAACCGACTACAATTGGCATGGGTCTTGGGTGCTCGCCCTGACCGCCCGCTAGGTTGTTGGATCAAGCTCGACACCGGCATGCACCGCCTGGGTTTTGCGCCTGAGGAGCTCCCAGAGGTGATGGCGAGTCTCGAGGATTGCCCCCATGTCCGGTTGCAGGCGGCTATGACCCACTTCGCCCGCGCCGATGAACCCGAGCACCCCTATACCGCCAAACAGATCGCGGCCTTTGAGCGGGCGCTCGCCGGCAAAAGGATCGCCAGCAGCCTTGCCAACTCGGCGGCTCTGTTGTCTGAACCGCGCGCCCATGGCGACTGGACCCGCCCGGGGATCATGCTTTATGGCGCCTCGCCCTTTGCCGATCCTACAAGACCGCTTCTGGGAGATCTCAGGTTGCGCCCGGCGATGACCCTGGAGTCGGCGCTGATCGCGATTAAGGAGCTGGCACCCGGCGAGCCGGTCGGCTATGGCGGGCGATTTGTCTGCACGCGTCCGACGCGTCTGGGGATTGCCGCCCTGGGCTATGCCGATGGTTATCCCAGACATGCACCCGACGGCACGCCCATCGCCGTCGCCGGCCAGTTGACGCGGTTGATTGGTCGGGTCTCGATGGACCTCTTGACCCTGGATCTCACCGACATCGCGGCCCAGCCCGGCGATCGGGTAGAGCTTTGGGGTGAGCAGGTCTCGGTCGGTGCGGTCGCAGCAGCAAGCGGAACCATCGCCTATGAGCTCTTGACCGGCATCGGTCGGCGGGTACCTTTGATCCATGAATAG
- a CDS encoding glycosyltransferase family 39 protein: MIAGLSVWRLIMAALLPITQDEAYYLDWARHWSLGYFDHPPAVAWLGAGIWLAPGTVLAGRLGGLLAGILALVVLDHLYQRCGLTDRHTRALALLLTGAHLLGISGGILITPDSLLILAWALALHEAERALNTDPRRWLTAGAAIGLGLLSKYTMLLIGPVLLAALLWSDWRRNEMAGVWRGLQLLSPWPWAGALVALLIFAPNLLWNAQNGWLTIGFQLGHGFAIEVGGAVAPEVNAIDHGAYQTLAERFLSLMGYLIAQIELWGLIALLMLWVLAQRLTGRVQGARSVSPAADETPASPEVSTARILLGLAGIIPLGAFALVSWISPVEANWPGMYLIGAAPFVAQWLGVDVRWARGAALGNLALATLLVLALAQGSALPSLTDRSSRLLRETAGFAQLADYAARLDAPVYADRYQLAAMLRFYRPDLVETTQWPGLERPSEYLRGRIAPRLAPERSTGPSWLLTHSIHPPLLPGLQLQEWRVLLLCPGRGLVEVEAEPAPCRRPIQHWSLYRYAPLGMSTPSP, encoded by the coding sequence GTGATCGCCGGACTCAGCGTCTGGCGTCTGATCATGGCTGCCCTGCTGCCGATCACCCAGGATGAGGCCTATTATCTCGATTGGGCCAGACACTGGTCACTCGGTTATTTTGATCATCCGCCCGCTGTGGCCTGGCTAGGGGCAGGGATCTGGCTGGCACCAGGGACGGTACTCGCCGGACGGCTCGGCGGGCTGTTGGCGGGGATCCTGGCCCTGGTAGTGCTCGACCATCTGTATCAGCGCTGTGGTCTGACCGATCGCCATACCCGCGCCTTGGCGCTATTGCTCACCGGCGCGCATCTTCTCGGGATCTCGGGCGGTATCCTCATCACCCCCGATAGCCTGCTGATTTTGGCATGGGCCTTGGCGTTGCACGAGGCCGAGCGCGCCTTAAACACCGATCCACGCCGCTGGCTGACGGCGGGCGCGGCGATCGGTCTGGGCCTGCTGAGCAAATATACGATGCTGCTGATCGGACCGGTGTTGCTTGCGGCGCTCCTCTGGAGCGATTGGCGCCGCAATGAGATGGCAGGTGTTTGGCGCGGTCTCCAGTTGCTTAGCCCTTGGCCCTGGGCGGGGGCGCTCGTCGCTTTGCTCATCTTTGCGCCCAATCTGCTCTGGAATGCTCAAAACGGCTGGCTGACCATCGGCTTTCAGCTCGGGCATGGGTTTGCTATAGAGGTGGGAGGCGCGGTCGCGCCCGAGGTCAATGCCATCGATCATGGTGCCTACCAGACCCTCGCTGAGCGCTTCTTAAGCCTAATGGGATATCTCATCGCCCAGATTGAGCTTTGGGGCCTGATCGCCCTGCTAATGCTTTGGGTATTGGCGCAAAGACTCACCGGGCGGGTGCAGGGGGCGCGCAGTGTATCCCCTGCTGCGGATGAGACACCCGCCTCTCCAGAGGTAAGCACAGCGCGCATCCTCTTGGGGTTGGCGGGCATTATTCCCTTAGGGGCCTTTGCCCTGGTTTCTTGGATCAGCCCGGTCGAAGCCAATTGGCCGGGGATGTATCTCATCGGCGCCGCACCCTTCGTTGCCCAGTGGTTGGGGGTTGACGTCCGCTGGGCAAGGGGTGCGGCTTTGGGGAATCTTGCCCTCGCCACCCTCTTGGTACTCGCCCTCGCTCAGGGGTCTGCTCTTCCTTCGCTTACAGATCGGTCCAGCCGGCTATTGCGCGAGACTGCCGGATTTGCCCAACTTGCCGATTATGCTGCCCGACTCGATGCGCCGGTCTATGCCGACCGCTATCAGCTCGCCGCCATGCTGCGCTTTTACCGCCCTGATCTGGTAGAAACGACCCAGTGGCCAGGGTTAGAACGGCCTTCTGAATATCTGCGCGGCAGGATCGCCCCGCGCCTTGCGCCAGAGCGGAGCACCGGTCCCTCTTGGTTGCTGACCCACTCGATCCATCCACCGCTGCTCCCTGGTCTGCAGCTCCAGGAGTGGCGGGTCTTGCTCCTCTGCCCAGGCCGAGGATTGGTCGAGGTCGAGGCCGAGCCTGCGCCTTGCCGCCGGCCCATCCAGCATTGGTCGCTCTATCGCTATGCACCGCTTGGGATGAGTACTCCCTCGCCGTAG